The window TATTTACACATCAttgaccatttttttatttttattttatttttaattttttttgcaggaAGGAGGTAAGATGTTCATGGATCTGTGTGGCTGGTGGGGCGCATGGACAGTCCTGCTGTTGTGGTGCATAAACCTATCGGCTGCAGACCTCACCTGCCCGCAGAAATGCACTTGTTACCCTGACACTTTGGAAGTAAACTGCTCCTCAAGACACCTGACGGGTGTGCCTGAGGGGTTACCAAACAATGCCAAACGCTTAGATCTTTCAAGAAACCAGCTGAAAACACTGGCCAGACGTCAGTTCTCCAGCTTGTCAAAGCTAGAGGACCTGGACCTAAGTGAGAACATAATCTCTATGATTGAGGTTGAAACATTTCAGGGGCTAAAGAACCTGCGATACTTGAGGATTAAGAACAACCGTCTCAAGATCCTCCCGGTTGGGGTCTTCTCTGGTCTCTCCAACCTTCGACATCTGGATATCAGCGAGAATGAGATCTTGGTTTTTCTAGATTACACATTTCGGGACATGATTAATTTACAGCAGCTTGATGCAGGAGAAAACGACCTGGTGTTTATCTCGCAACGGGCATTTGTTGGGCTTCAGGCGCTGAAGGAGTTGAACGTGGACCGCAGCAATTTGACCTCCATCCCCACCGAGGCTCTGTCGCAACTTCAGAGCTTGACCAAGCTGCGTCTGCGCAAGCTAACCATAAGCGTCCTGCCCAACAATGCCTTTCGCCGACTGCACCAGCTGCGCACCTTGCAGATCCTCCACTGGCCTTCTCTCGAGACGCTAACTAGCAACAGCTTGGTAGGCCTGAACCTTACCACCTTAATTTTAAGCAACTGCAACCTCAGCGCCATACCTTATGCTGCGCTGCGTCCTCTCACCTACCTGCAGTACCTTGACCTGTCCTACAACCCCATCACCTCCATACAGGGCAACCTTCTTGGGGAGCTTCTGCGGCTCCAAGAGTTGCACCTGGTAGGTGGGAACCTGCTACGTATTGAGCCGGGTGCCTTCAGGGGTCTGGTCCAATTTCGACTGCTCAATGTGTCCTCAATCGTCTGTCCACATTGGAAGAAAGCGTCTTCCACTCCGTAGGGAACTTGCAGACACTGAGGCTGGACAGAAACCCGTTGGCTTGTGACTGCAGGTTACTCTGGGTCATGCGACGACGGCGGCGGCTGGATTTCGATGGCCGCCAACCCACATGTTCGCCTCTAAATCAGCACAAGAAGGCATTTCGTGACTTTTCAGAAGCTGATCTCCCAGTTATATTTACTTGCAGACAAGCGCAGATTCTGAACCGCCAGCAGCAGGATGCGAGTGTTGTGGAGGGCATGAGCGTACGGTTTGACTGCAAAGCAGACGGCTATCCGTCGCCTTCTATTACTTGGCTGTCAGCCCAGCAGACTGCACTTAGCTCTGTCGGGAGAGTACGAGTGCTTGCTAATGGGAGTTTGGAGGTGCGTTACACCCAAGTACAGGACAGTGGAACGTATCTATGTACTGCATCTAATGCAGCAGGCAACGACAGCATCTCCATGAGTCTGCAA is drawn from Onychostoma macrolepis isolate SWU-2019 chromosome 16, ASM1243209v1, whole genome shotgun sequence and contains these coding sequences:
- the lingo4b gene encoding LOW QUALITY PROTEIN: leucine-rich repeat and immunoglobulin-like domain-containing nogo receptor-interacting protein 4b (The sequence of the model RefSeq protein was modified relative to this genomic sequence to represent the inferred CDS: inserted 1 base in 1 codon), which gives rise to MFMDLCGWWGAWTVLLLWCINLSAADLTCPQKCTCYPDTLEVNCSSRHLTGVPEGLPNNAKRLDLSRNQLKTLARRQFSSLSKLEDLDLSENIISMIEVETFQGLKNLRYLRIKNNRLKILPVGVFSGLSNLRHLDISENEILVFLDYTFRDMINLQQLDAGENDLVFISQRAFVGLQALKELNVDRSNLTSIPTEALSQLQSLTKLRLRKLTISVLPNNAFRRLHQLRTLQILHWPSLETLTSNSLVGLNLTTLILSNCNLSAIPYAALRPLTYLQYLDLSYNPITSIQGNLLGELLRLQELHLVGGNLLRIEPGAFRGLVQFRLLNVSXNRLSTLEESVFHSVGNLQTLRLDRNPLACDCRLLWVMRRRRRLDFDGRQPTCSPLNQHKKAFRDFSEADLPVIFTCRQAQILNRQQQDASVVEGMSVRFDCKADGYPSPSITWLSAQQTALSSVGRVRVLANGSLEVRYTQVQDSGTYLCTASNAAGNDSISMSLQVEGLPQNRTASYFSDEGWMETSLPPSTNSSARVSSPYPFDAKTLIIATTMGFLSFLSSVAICFVFMFFWSQSKGQIKHTATIDFVPRSSMGGGGDGGDTGRFTMKLI